A window of Roseiflexus castenholzii DSM 13941 genomic DNA:
GGACGATTATGCCATTGATCCACGGCATGATCGGCACATCGCTCGGTCTGCTGGCGGGTCTTTCGCCCAATGGCGCATTCATCCTGGGGGTTATTACTGCCAGCGCGTCGTATATCGACGCGCCAGCCGCTGTGCGCGCCACCTTCCCGCAGGCGAATCCAAGCATCTATCTGACATCGTCGCTCGGGATCACGCTTCCGGTGAATCTCATTATTGGCCTGCCGTTGTATTATGAATATGCACGCTGGCTGGGTGCGGCGCTTGGACGCATGGAATACCAATGACGATTGACGATGCCGCATGCTGGTTATTCCGAGCGCAGCGACTGTCATTCCAAGCGCAGCGACGGGTCATTCCGAGCCCTTCGCTTCGCTCAGGGTAAACGCAGCGAGGAATCGAAGCGGGTCGCGCCCGACCCCTCGCGCTGCTCGGGGTGACCATGCCGGATGGTCACCGGGAATTGGTATAACGCACAAGGACGTGCATGGAAAGGAGCAAGGTCATGAAACTGACGACGGTGCGCTTGGTGACGATTATCGCTGAGCCGGTGCTGAAGGATCGGTTGATCCATGAGATTCACGCCCTCGGCGCGCATGGCTACACTATCTCCGAGGTGCATGGCGAAGGGACGCGCGGTATTCACGCCAGCCAGTGGCAGGGCGGCAATATCAAGATCGAAACGCTGGTTTCACCCGAAGTTGCCGACCACATTCTGGAGGCGATGGCAGACCATTATTTCCCCAACTATGCCGTCATTGCCTATGTGACCGACGTGCAGGTGATGCGCGGCGAAAAGTTCGCATAGTTCCAAAACTATTTGCTCTCCGCGCGGTTCCGTGCTACCATCCTTTGTCTGATCGTATGTATCGGCAAGTGTGCGATGTCGGCTGACTGGATCGTGGTGCGCGGAGCGCGCGTCCACAATCTTAAGAATATCACGGTCGCCATGCCGCGCAATGCGCTGGTGGTGATCACGGGCCTCTCCGGCTCCGGTAAGTCGTCGCTGGCATTCGACACCATTTTTGCCGAGGGGCAGCGTCGCTATGTCGAGTCGCTCTCCGTCTATGCGCGCCAGTTCCTCGGTCAGATCGATAAGCCGGATGTCGATGCGATTGAAGGGTTGTCGCCTGCGATTGCCATCGACCAGAAGGGTTTGGTGCGCAATCCGCGCTCGACGGTCGGCACGGTCACCGAAATTTACGATTACCTTCGCTTGCTCTTCGCCCGGATTGGACGACCGCACTGCGTTCACTGCGGTCGTCCGTTGATCCGCCAGTCGGCGCAGCAGATGATCGATACGATCCTCGATCTGCCTCCCGGCAGTCGCATTCTGCTGCTGGCGCCGCTCGTGCGCGATCAGAAGGGCGACCATCAGCCGCTCCTCGATCAGGTGCGCAAACAGGGGTTTGTGCGCGTGCGCGTCGATGGCGAGGTGCGCGACCTGGCGGACGATCTGCGCCTGGATCGCTACCGCCCCCATACCATCGAGGTGGTCGTTGATCGTCTGGTCATACCGCAATCCGATACAGCGCCGCATCAATCCCAGTTGCGGGTGCGCGTCGCCGATTCGGTCGAAATGGCGCTGCGGGTTGGTGATGGGGTGGTGATCGTGCAGATCGTTGGCGGCGATGAACTGCCCCTCTCGCAACGGTATGCCTGCCCGGTGCATGGTCCTGCAACGATTGGGGCGCTCGAACCGCGCGATTTTTCGTTCAATAATCCGTCCGGCGCCTGCGCGACGTGCGACGGTCTCGGCAGTGTGCTGGAGTTCGATCCCGATCTGGTCATTCCAGACCGCTCACGTTCGCTGGCGGACGGCGCCATCGCGCCATGGGCGAATGTCAGTCGCGCACAGCGCCGCTACTTCGACGATCTGCTGGCATCGCTCGCCGATCACCTGGGTTTTTCGCCGCACACGCCGCTGCGCGATCTTCCTCCCGAAGTGATTGCGACAATCCTCTACGGCTCTAACGGTGATGTGATGCCGTTGCGCTACCGGCTGCGCGGCGAGGAGCGTCTCGTCGAGGCGCCATTCGAGGGCGTAATTCCGGCGTTGCGCCGACGGCTGGGGGAGTGCTCCGATGAAACGGAACGCGCGCAGATCGAGCAGTTCATGACGCCGTGCGTGTGTCCGGCATGCAACGGCGCGCGCCTGCGCCCCGAATTGCTCGCCGTCACCGTCGCCGGATACACGATTGCGCAGGTGTCGGCGCTGCCCGTCGCTGAAGCATGGTCGTGGGCGAAAACGCTGGCTGCCGACGTCGCAGCGGCCGTCTCCTGCTGGCGCGAGACGCGCGAAAGCAATCTGCGCTCGTCAATCTATGCGCTGAATGTGCGCGAATGTCAGATTGCAGCGCCCATCCTGAACGACATCTGCGCGCGGCTCCGATTCCTGAACGAGGTTGGGCTGGAGTATCTCGCGCTGGATCGCGCCGCCGCGACCCTCTCCGGCGGAGAAGCGCAGCGTATCCGCCTTGCGACACAGATCGGGTCCGGGTTGAGCGGCGCGCTCTACGTGCTGGACGAGCCGAGCATTGGGCTCCACCCGCGTGATACGGCGCGCCTGCTCAATACGCTGCGACGGCTGCGCGACCTGGGGAATAGTGTGCTGATCGTCGAACACGACGAGGAAATCATCCGCGCCGCCGACTGGATCGTCGATATTGGTCCTGGCGCAGGGGAGCGCGGCGGCGAGGTGATCGTCAGCGGACCGTTCGAGGCAGTGCTGGCAGAGCCGCGCTCGCTAACCGGGCAGTATCTCTCCGGCAAACGCGCGATTCCTGTGCCGCGCCGACGGCGCTCCGGCAGCGGCAGGTTTTTGATGATCAAAGGGGCGCGTGAGCACAATCTGAAGCATATCGATGTCGCCATTCCACTAGGATGCCTGGTTGCCATCACCGGTGTCAGCGGCTCCGGTAAATCCACCCTGGTCAACGACACCCTCTACCCGCGACTGGCGCAGGCGCTCCATGGCGCGCGCGCGCGCCCCGGCGCCCACGACGCGATCTACGGCATTGAACATATCGATAAGGTGATCGACATCGACCAGTCGCCGATCGGTCGCACGCCGCGTTCCAATCCGGTCACCTACACCAAAGCCTTTGACCCGATCCGCAAGTTGTTTGCGCAAACCCCCGAAGCGCGCGCGCGCGGCTATGACGCCGGTCGTTTTTCGTTCAACATTCCCGGCGGGCGCTGCGAACATTGCAACGGCGAAGGGTTGATGCAGATCGAGATGCAGTTCCTGCCGGACCTCTACGTGACCTGCGATGTGTGCCATGGCGCGCGCTACAACCGTGAGACGCTTGACATCCGCTATCGCGGCAAAAATATTGCTCAGGTGCTCGATATGACCGCTGAGGAAGCGGCGGCGTTCTTCGAGCGCGTGCCTGCCATTGCCGAAAAATTGCAGACGTTGATCGACGTGGGGTTGGGCTACATTCGCCTCGGTCAACCGGCAACCACGCTGTCCGGCGGCGAAGCGCAGCGCATCAAACTGGCGACTGAACTGAGCCGCCGCGCCACCGGACGCACCCTCTACATCCTGGACGAGCCAACCACCGGATTACACGTCGCCGACGTCGACCGGCTGCTGCGTGTGTTGCAGCGGTTGGTCGATGCGGGCAACACTGTGCTGGTCATTGAACATAACCTCGACGTTATCAAGTGCGCCGACTGGGTCATCGACCTTGGTCCCGAAGGCGGCGATGCTGGCGGGCGCGTCGTCGCCGCCGGAACTCCCGAACAGGTGGCGCGAACGCCAGGATCGCACACCGGTCAGTGTCTGGCGCGCATACTCGTTGAACGTTGAATGTTATTTCACTCCCAACCATCGGCGCGCGAATGCGCGAACGCTTCGGGCGATGGCGATGGCTTCGCGGGCTTCTTCCAGTGATGGTTCAGCGCCAGGGTAGCGGGTGGTAACCGCGTAGTCGGAAAGGATGGTCAGCTGTCCAGGTGATACGCCGGTCTGTATGCCTGCCTGTTCACAAAGAGTGTTCAGGGTGGGCAGGTCGTGCGTCCTGGGAAAGGCGACAGATTTCTGCAAAAGCAGAGATTTCAAATATTTCTCAGCGCTCTGTTGCGCACGGAAGCAGATAGCGACCACTGGCGGATGTTTATGTCGTATGAGCGATGTCGCCACCTGCCAGTCCTGCTCGGCGTATCTTGCCCATTCCAGCGGGTCATTGGCGCTCATACACAACAATGCCTCTGCTCAGGATTTCTTGCAAAAAGAAGTTGTGCGGCGCTTCCTCTGCCAGTTCGCGCGGCGTTTTAACCATGATATCCACCGGAAACAAACGCGGGTATAACAACAGGGAGATAGTCACCACACGCTCGCGACGCGGTTTGTCGGTATCCCAGATAATCAGCAGATCGACATCACTGTCGGGCGTCGGGTTGCCATAGGCATACGAGCCGAAGAGGATGATCTTCTCCGGGTTCACTTCGCGGACGAGCCGCTCGATGGCGGCGGGAAGCGTCTCCGCCACTGGCGGCAGACCGCGCGGGGCAACGTTGGCGGGGAGTGAAAAGGCGCTGTTCATGGGCGCCCTCCTTTCATCCCCAACCATCGGCGCGCGAATGCGCGAACGCTTCGGGCGATGGCGATGGCTTCGCGGGCTTCCTCCAGCGATGGTTCAGCGCCAGGGTAGCGCGCATTGACCGCATATCCAGAGAGGAAATCGAGCGCAGGCTCGTCCACATTGACCGGAATGCCATTGCTGATACAGAGGTGGCGCAGGATCGTCAGATCGTGTGTCTTAGGAAATGTGATTGTTCCGGCGATGAGCAGCGCCTTGAGATATTTTTCGGCGCATTGTTGCGCGTGAAAAACGGCAGCATCGGTATGCCGCATTTTACCGCGCAGGGCGCGCCGCGCCATGTCGAGGTCGCCTTCAGCCTTGGCGACCCAATCCAGGGGATTACTTTCTTTCATAGAGACAGATCCCCTTCGTATAAATCTCGTGCAGGAAGGGTGAGAAGGCGCTGAGCGCCTCTTCGATCTCTTCAGGCGTCTTGACAATCAGATCGAGTGGGAACAGGCGCGGTTGGAGCGCCCTTGCCACACGCAGATACCGCTGACGATATGGCTCGTTCGTCTGCACAACCACCAGCAGATCGACATCGCTGTCGGGCGTCGGGTTGCCATAGGCATACGAGCCGAAGAGGATGATCTTCTCCGGGTTCACTTCGCGGACGAGCCGCTCGATGGCAGCGGGAAGCGTCTCCGCCACTGGCGGCAGACCGCGCGGGGCAACGTTGGCGGGGAGTGAGAGTGTTGCACTCATTGGCGCTTTCCCTGAGAACAAGAGAGCATCGAAATTGTAACAGAAAAGAGTATATATTTCGTTCTTTTCAATGGTACACTCAGATCGAGCAATCTATGAACCGTGTGACGTATGAGTGCAACCACACCGTTGATCGGCGCAACCATTGGCAACTACGAAATTCAGGCGCTGATCGGCAGCGGCGGGATGGCAACCGTCTACCGCGGCTTCGATCACAACCTGGGGCGTGCCGTGGCGATCAAAATCCTCTCGGAAGAGGCGCGCGCTCATCCCGGCTTTGTTGACCGTTTCCGCCAGGAAGCGCGCATCATTGCCAATCTGCGCCACCCCAATATTGTCCAGGTCTACGATTTTGGCGTCCACAACGGGATGCCGTACATGGTCCAGGAATTGTTGCCCGGACCGACGCTCGAACAGCGAATCACGGATGCCGTGTGCAATGGTCGTCCACTGTCGCTCGACGAAATCGTTGCGATCACTCGCCAGCTTGCCGCTGCGCTCGATGCCGCCCATGCCGCAGGGGTCATCCACCGCGACGTAAAGCCCGCTAATGCGATGTGGAATGCGCTTGGGTCGCTGGTGTTGACCGACTTCGGCATTGCGCGCAATATGCTGGCGTCGGGCAACCAGACGCAGGTGGGGATGGTGGTGGGAACGCCGGGGTATCTTTCGCCCGAACAGGCGCAGGGGCTGCCGGTGACGCCTGCCAGCGACATCTATAGCCTGGGAGTAGTTGTTTTCGAGATGCTCGCCGGTCGTCTTCCGTTCAATGGCGATACGCCTATGAGCATCGCCATTCAGCATATTCAGACGCCGCCGCCGCCGTTGCGCACGCTGCGCTCCGATATTCCTCCGGCTATCGAGGCTGTGGTGCTGCGCGCGCTCGCTAAGGACCCGGCAGCGCGGTTCGAGCGGGCGGAGCAGTTTGCCGCAGCGCTGGAGCGCGCGTGTCTGACCAGTACGCCAGGCGTCGCGGCAACCGCCATTCATCAGCAGGCGACGGCTATCTGGCAATCAGGAGGAGCAGCGGTGAAACCTGCGTCTCCGTCCATCCCCGCTGCCGCGTCTGCACCACCTGTCGTGGAAACGCGCGCGTCGCCGAAGCAAGAGCGACGTTTCTCCTTGTTGCCGTTGCTTGGCGGCGCTTTTGCGCTGTTGCTATTGGTCGGGGCATTTCTGGCGATGCGCGGCAGCGGGTCAACGGCAGGTCAGATCGGTGACGCCGCGCCGACGGCTCCGCTTGCGACAGTTGCGCCGACCGCTGCAAGCGCCGCTACGCCGGCGCCCGAAGTCGCCATTCCGCCGCCTGATACACCTGTTGCGCCGACTACCGCTCCACCGCCGACTCCTATCCCGCCTGCCACGCCCGTGTCGCCTCCTGCTCCGCCGGTTGCCACCGGGAGTGCGCTCGCCGACTTGCGCTCGCTGCTGACATCAGTAGCATCTGAGGGGCGCTCCAGACGAGATGCGCAGAAATGGCTCCGAACCCTGGAGGAGTTCGAGCGCGAGATCGGTAGAGGCGAGGCTCGCAAGGCGCAAGATAAATTGCGCGAACTCCAGCGTGAGTTGACGCAAGCGGAAAAGGCTGGCAAACTATCGGCGGAGGCTTCCGGTCAGGCGTTGCAATACATACAGACGATTGCAAATGCCTATGGAATCGACCTTGGACGATAGACGATCACTATGGCGACGATAGCCCGTCTGCGTGTGCGCCTTGGCGGTCGCACACTCGAATTCGAACTTCTGATCACCGCTTTTCTCTTTATTGCTATCTGCCTGGCAGCGTTGATCGCCGGCGCCGGTGGGCGCGTGCGCTGGGTCGATCTGACGATCATCGGCGCCTTTGCCGGTTTGTTCCTCACGATCAGCCTGGCGCTCGCGCTGCGCGATTGGGGTGAGGATCAGATGGTGTTGCCGATTGCGGCGTTGCTGGCAGGCGTCGGCATGCTCATGGCGCGTCGTCTCGAACCGGATCTCGTGCAACGCTACGGCGAGGTGTACAGCGGCATTGCGCTTAAACAGGTAATCTGGATCTTTGGCGGCGCCCTCCTCCTCGCGCTGGTGAGTTTCGTCCCCTGGCGCTTGCAGTGGCTCAAGCACTACCGCTATACCTGGCTCCTGCTGGGGCTTGTACTCGTCGGTGCAACGGCAGTCTTCGGCGTCGAGCGCAACGGTGCGCGCCTCTGGCTTAGCCTGGGGTTCTTTCAACTGCAACCGGTAGAGATGCTGAAGGTGCTGCTGGTGATCTACCTGGCTACCTACCTCGATGACCACCGCGAATTGATCGGGCGCGGCGTCTATTGGCTGGGTCCGCTGAAATTGCCGCCGCTGCCGTACCTGGCGCCGATCGTGATGATGTGGGGGGCGACGATTGGGTTGATCATTGTGCAGAAAGACCTTGGCGCTGCATTGCTCTTCTTTGTCATCTTCCTGGCGATGCTGTATGTCGTCAGCGGGCGGGCGCGCTATGCCGCCGTCGGATTGTTCGCATTCGCGCTGGGCGCCGCAGCGCTTTACCCCCTTTTCGGTCACGTGCGGGTGCGCCTGAATGCCTGGCTCGATCCATGGTCCGATCCGTTCGGCATCGGGTTTCAGATGGTGCGGGCGTTGCACGCGCTGGCAGCCGGCGGTTGGGTGGGCACAGGCATCGGCGCCGGCGATCCCACGACCGTTCCCGAAAGCCATACCGACTTCGTCTTTGTGGCAATCGGCGAGGAGTTGGGGCTGGCGGGCACGCTGGCGCTGACGGTGTGCTACGCGCTCTTTGCGCTCAGGGGGTATCTGATCGCCATACACGCCCGTGACGGGTTTCAGCAGTTGCTTGCTACCGGTTTGACGACCGCGATTGCGGCGCAGGCGTTCATCATCATGGCAGGGACGACGCATCTCATTCCGCTCACCGGCATCACCCTGCCGTTCATCAGTTACGGCGGCTCGTCGACGTTGATCAACTTTGCGATGGTCGGGCTGCTGCTGCGAGTTTCGGCGTCGCGGAAACCGCCACAGACGTTGTGATGGGTGTTGAACGTTTTCACACAAGTCGCCATCCGCGTCCTATTCCATCCAGCACACGGATTGGCACGGGTTGGGGCACACGGATCGGCACGGATACGACGGATCGGCACGGGTTGGGGCACACGGATCGGCACGGATACGACGGATCGGCACGGATTAAGAAATCATCCGTGGACATCCGTACCATCCGCGTCTATCCGCGTCCTATTCGCAACGACCGGTGGACATCCGTCCCATCCGCGTCTATCCGTGTCCTATTCCATCCAGCGCGCGGATGGGGCGCGCCGTTGTTCTCAGTTCTCGGTTCTCCTGACCATGCATCGTTGACAGGAAACCCACATGACTGATCGGCTTCGAGCACGGATCGACTGGTTTGCCGGCGCGCTTGGGGTTCTTATCCTGGGCAGCGGATTGTTCATTGCCAGCGTCATGCAGTGGCGATTGCACCTGCTCGCCGGTCTGTGGCTGCTCTCGCTCCCGGCGCGGCGTCTCATCGGGCGCTACAGAGCCACAGCGGATCGGAGCCTGCGCGGCTTGATGGTGATGGCAGTGTTGGGGTTTGCGGCCATTGGGCTGCAACTGGCGCGCAACCAGGCGACGCAATCGGAGGCGACGCTGCGCGCCGTGGCATCGCTGGCGCAACCGGTTGCTTCCGAACCATCGCAGCCGATCTTCCCCGAAACTGACCCTGCCGAACGCACGTCGTTGGGGAGCGGACGCGCCTTTCCTGTTGTCATCAACGCTGGCATGCGCGGACGCATCGTGGACCGCAACGGCGTCGTGCTGGCAGAAACCGTCGATGGTCGGCGCACCTATCCGAACCCTGCGCTTGGGCATCTGATCGGCTTTCAGAGCCGCCTCTACGGAACCACCGGGCTGGAAGCGCGCTTCGATGCCCAACTCTCCGGCGTGGCAACTCTGTCGCCAACCGCCATTCTCGAAGCGCGCCTGCTGGGATCGCCGGTCGAACAGGTTCCTGCCGACCTGACCCTCACGCTAGACAGTCGCTTGCAGGCGGCGGCGCAACAGGCGCTCGGCGAGCGAGCGGGAGCCGTGGTGCTCCTCGATGTGCCGACCGGCGCGATCCTGGCGATGGTGACGTACCCGCGCTTCGATCCCAATCAACTCGTGCTGCCCGAACCGGTGACGCAGGCGGATGTGGACCGGGTGCAGGCGGCATGGGCAGAACTGAACGCGCGTGCCGATGCGCCGCTGCTCAACCGTGCCACGCAGGGGCGCTACCCTCCCGGATCGGTGATCAAAACGCTGACTGCCGCCGCCGCGCTCGATAGCGGGGTCTTGGCAGATCCATCGGCGCCCGTCACCTGCCCGAATCTGTTGCCGACCGAAGCCGGCGCACCGCCGGTGCGCAACGCGGTTGATAACCTGTTCCGTCGCACCGGCGACCCCTCCGATCTGGTGCGCGTCTATGCTTTCTCATGTAACA
This region includes:
- a CDS encoding P-II family nitrogen regulator translates to MKLTTVRLVTIIAEPVLKDRLIHEIHALGAHGYTISEVHGEGTRGIHASQWQGGNIKIETLVSPEVADHILEAMADHYFPNYAVIAYVTDVQVMRGEKFA
- the uvrA gene encoding excinuclease ABC subunit UvrA, encoding MSADWIVVRGARVHNLKNITVAMPRNALVVITGLSGSGKSSLAFDTIFAEGQRRYVESLSVYARQFLGQIDKPDVDAIEGLSPAIAIDQKGLVRNPRSTVGTVTEIYDYLRLLFARIGRPHCVHCGRPLIRQSAQQMIDTILDLPPGSRILLLAPLVRDQKGDHQPLLDQVRKQGFVRVRVDGEVRDLADDLRLDRYRPHTIEVVVDRLVIPQSDTAPHQSQLRVRVADSVEMALRVGDGVVIVQIVGGDELPLSQRYACPVHGPATIGALEPRDFSFNNPSGACATCDGLGSVLEFDPDLVIPDRSRSLADGAIAPWANVSRAQRRYFDDLLASLADHLGFSPHTPLRDLPPEVIATILYGSNGDVMPLRYRLRGEERLVEAPFEGVIPALRRRLGECSDETERAQIEQFMTPCVCPACNGARLRPELLAVTVAGYTIAQVSALPVAEAWSWAKTLAADVAAAVSCWRETRESNLRSSIYALNVRECQIAAPILNDICARLRFLNEVGLEYLALDRAAATLSGGEAQRIRLATQIGSGLSGALYVLDEPSIGLHPRDTARLLNTLRRLRDLGNSVLIVEHDEEIIRAADWIVDIGPGAGERGGEVIVSGPFEAVLAEPRSLTGQYLSGKRAIPVPRRRRSGSGRFLMIKGAREHNLKHIDVAIPLGCLVAITGVSGSGKSTLVNDTLYPRLAQALHGARARPGAHDAIYGIEHIDKVIDIDQSPIGRTPRSNPVTYTKAFDPIRKLFAQTPEARARGYDAGRFSFNIPGGRCEHCNGEGLMQIEMQFLPDLYVTCDVCHGARYNRETLDIRYRGKNIAQVLDMTAEEAAAFFERVPAIAEKLQTLIDVGLGYIRLGQPATTLSGGEAQRIKLATELSRRATGRTLYILDEPTTGLHVADVDRLLRVLQRLVDAGNTVLVIEHNLDVIKCADWVIDLGPEGGDAGGRVVAAGTPEQVARTPGSHTGQCLARILVER
- a CDS encoding HEPN domain-containing protein, which gives rise to MSANDPLEWARYAEQDWQVATSLIRHKHPPVVAICFRAQQSAEKYLKSLLLQKSVAFPRTHDLPTLNTLCEQAGIQTGVSPGQLTILSDYAVTTRYPGAEPSLEEAREAIAIARSVRAFARRWLGVK
- a CDS encoding nucleotidyltransferase domain-containing protein, with amino-acid sequence MNSAFSLPANVAPRGLPPVAETLPAAIERLVREVNPEKIILFGSYAYGNPTPDSDVDLLIIWDTDKPRRERVVTISLLLYPRLFPVDIMVKTPRELAEEAPHNFFLQEILSRGIVVYERQ
- a CDS encoding HEPN domain-containing protein; translation: MKESNPLDWVAKAEGDLDMARRALRGKMRHTDAAVFHAQQCAEKYLKALLIAGTITFPKTHDLTILRHLCISNGIPVNVDEPALDFLSGYAVNARYPGAEPSLEEAREAIAIARSVRAFARRWLGMKGGRP
- a CDS encoding nucleotidyltransferase domain-containing protein, translating into MSATLSLPANVAPRGLPPVAETLPAAIERLVREVNPEKIILFGSYAYGNPTPDSDVDLLVVVQTNEPYRQRYLRVARALQPRLFPLDLIVKTPEEIEEALSAFSPFLHEIYTKGICLYERK
- a CDS encoding serine/threonine-protein kinase, which produces MSATTPLIGATIGNYEIQALIGSGGMATVYRGFDHNLGRAVAIKILSEEARAHPGFVDRFRQEARIIANLRHPNIVQVYDFGVHNGMPYMVQELLPGPTLEQRITDAVCNGRPLSLDEIVAITRQLAAALDAAHAAGVIHRDVKPANAMWNALGSLVLTDFGIARNMLASGNQTQVGMVVGTPGYLSPEQAQGLPVTPASDIYSLGVVVFEMLAGRLPFNGDTPMSIAIQHIQTPPPPLRTLRSDIPPAIEAVVLRALAKDPAARFERAEQFAAALERACLTSTPGVAATAIHQQATAIWQSGGAAVKPASPSIPAAASAPPVVETRASPKQERRFSLLPLLGGAFALLLLVGAFLAMRGSGSTAGQIGDAAPTAPLATVAPTAASAATPAPEVAIPPPDTPVAPTTAPPPTPIPPATPVSPPAPPVATGSALADLRSLLTSVASEGRSRRDAQKWLRTLEEFEREIGRGEARKAQDKLRELQRELTQAEKAGKLSAEASGQALQYIQTIANAYGIDLGR
- a CDS encoding FtsW/RodA/SpoVE family cell cycle protein, with the translated sequence MATIARLRVRLGGRTLEFELLITAFLFIAICLAALIAGAGGRVRWVDLTIIGAFAGLFLTISLALALRDWGEDQMVLPIAALLAGVGMLMARRLEPDLVQRYGEVYSGIALKQVIWIFGGALLLALVSFVPWRLQWLKHYRYTWLLLGLVLVGATAVFGVERNGARLWLSLGFFQLQPVEMLKVLLVIYLATYLDDHRELIGRGVYWLGPLKLPPLPYLAPIVMMWGATIGLIIVQKDLGAALLFFVIFLAMLYVVSGRARYAAVGLFAFALGAAALYPLFGHVRVRLNAWLDPWSDPFGIGFQMVRALHALAAGGWVGTGIGAGDPTTVPESHTDFVFVAIGEELGLAGTLALTVCYALFALRGYLIAIHARDGFQQLLATGLTTAIAAQAFIIMAGTTHLIPLTGITLPFISYGGSSTLINFAMVGLLLRVSASRKPPQTL
- a CDS encoding peptidoglycan D,D-transpeptidase FtsI family protein, whose protein sequence is MTDRLRARIDWFAGALGVLILGSGLFIASVMQWRLHLLAGLWLLSLPARRLIGRYRATADRSLRGLMVMAVLGFAAIGLQLARNQATQSEATLRAVASLAQPVASEPSQPIFPETDPAERTSLGSGRAFPVVINAGMRGRIVDRNGVVLAETVDGRRTYPNPALGHLIGFQSRLYGTTGLEARFDAQLSGVATLSPTAILEARLLGSPVEQVPADLTLTLDSRLQAAAQQALGERAGAVVLLDVPTGAILAMVTYPRFDPNQLVLPEPVTQADVDRVQAAWAELNARADAPLLNRATQGRYPPGSVIKTLTAAAALDSGVLADPSAPVTCPNLLPTEAGAPPVRNAVDNLFRRTGDPSDLVRVYAFSCNTAFAQVGLSLGADRFLEYARRFGLQTADTRSGPADLRDIPAEIGTIANDASFLQRPAALADTAFGQGQALVTPLDMAQMAASIANDGRLMRPYLVAEARAGERVIYQAQPEMVRQVVSPETSRRMLDMMRISVEIGYAQPIALPGVSIGAKTGTAETPRGVPHSWIVAVAPVEQPQYAIAVIVEYGGEGSRSALPVARQVLAAALGVTP